The sequence CGGTGATCGCCGAACCCGGCCCGATGGACGGACCCACCGCGCACCTGTCTGCGGGCAGGAGGGGGCGGACCGCTCCCCGGGACACCGGTCACGGGGTGAACAGGGCGAACGGGCAAACTCCTCTACGAGTTCTTCTGACCCAGGAGCCGCATGACGCGGCCCACCATCGCGAGCCTCTCGTCGACGGTGGCGCCACCGGGGACCTGGATCTTCGCTCCCGCGTAGGAGAACGCCCCTTCGGCCGCGCGCAGACAGCGGCGCACCTCGTCAGCGTCCATCAGGGAGGTGGGCTCGTCCTCGGTGAGGGGCAGGTGAGCGTCCGCCCACGCTCCCCCGTACTCGTTGGCGGCCGGCCCCGCGCCGGAGAACATGACGCCCTCCAACAGGCCCTCGGCGGCGAGCTGTTCGACCTGGGCGAGCGGCCGGCCCGGGTCCTGGGCCTCGATCGCCGAACGGCCCCAGTTGACGGTGACACCGATCCCCGCCTCCCGTGCGAGGGGGATCTCGTCTTCCAGCGGCAGGAACCGCTTCTCGCCCGGTACGGCCGGCGCATACGCGTCGCAGTGCTCCAGGACGAGCCGGGTGGACCAGGCGCCCTCGGCGGGTGCGCTCGCCGCGATCTCGTCGAGGGAACGGGCGAACATCTCCCGGGCGGCGGTCTTCGAGGGCGCGGTGTGGATGTGGAGGGCGGAGACCGACTGCTCGCCGGTGAGCTGGTTCAGCTCCTCGGCGACAAGACGGGCCTCGCGGAGGAAGTCGAGCGCCGCACGCCGTCCGTCCTGGTCCTTCGAGGCGAGCCCGAAGACACCCGTGGCCCCCACGCGCACCATCGTGCCGGGAATCAGGGTGATCACCGAACGGGTGAAGCGGCCCCGCATCTGTGCGGCCAGCCGGCGGATGTCCACACCGAGACCATCACGGAACGGGATCTCCAGCCCGTCGGCGATCCCCCGGCCGGCGAGCCCGTCGTAGAAGCGCTCCTGGTCGGCGGGCAGGGAGGGCAGCGCCGCGTACGCGCCCACCAGTGCGGCGGGCCGTTCTGTGGTCATGGTGTCAGGTCTCCAAATGTTCCGTGCACGGTTCTCCGGTGAGACCGTACGGGGGCAGCTCGTCCAGGTCGTCGCCAAGGAGTCGCGCGTTGTCCGCCCGGGTTCCGCCGGGTCACGGTCCTGGTCCTGATCGTCCTGGTGCGCAACGCGAGCGGACTCGCCACGATGCGCTCGGCCGTACCGTGATCGAGCCTCTCGACGAGAACGTCGAGCGACCTCCCCCGGGGCGCAAGCCCTCGACCAGGGTGAAGTCTATGATCCGACCGGGCGGGCAGGGTTGTGGAGTTCGGCAGTGTCCCTCCGGCGTCGCCGAAACGGGCACGCTAGGGTCCTGAACGTGTCGAACCCACAGGTGAGTCGGGGCGTGATCGTCGTCGGTGCCGGCATCGTCGGCGCGTCGGTGGCCCATCACGCCGCCCGGGCGGGTGCGTCAGTGACGTTGGTCGACGCCGGGCGGCCGGGCGGGGGCGTGACGGCGGACCCGTTCGCCTGGATCGGGGCGTCCGGCGTGCGCAGAGGTCCGGCCGCCGGGCTGCGGGCCACCACGACGGCGGAGTACCACCGGCTCGGGGCCGAGTTGCCGGGGCTCCCGGTGACCTGGTCCGGCTCGCTGAGCTGGACCAGGCAGGGCAGCGCGCCGGACGCCGGGCCCGGACAGACGATCGTGCACGCGGCCACCGTGGCGACGCTCGAACCCGCCCTTCGGCAGCCTCCGGAGTGGGCGGTCTGGGCGCCGGGTGACGGCGCTGTCGACGCGGTGGGCGTGACCGAGCGGCTGGTCGCGGGCGCTCGTAGTCATGGAGCCCGGGTACATCCGGACGCGCCGGTGACCGCGGTCCGCCGGGATACGGCGGGCCGGATCGCCGGGGTCGAGACGGCAGCAGGACCCCTCTCCGGTACGACGGTGGTGCTGGCGGCCGGAGTTACCACGGCCGCGCTGGGCGCGCCGCTCGGCGTGCACGTCCCGGTCGAACCGTCGCCGTGCCCGCTGTTCCGCTTCCGCGCCCCGGCCGGCCTGGTCCGCACCGTGGTCAACACCGAGGACTTCGATCTCCGGCAGGTCGCCGCGGACCGGCTGATCGCCGCCGCGGACTCCCCCGAACAGGCCCTCGCCGCCGTCCGGTCCACCTTCCACGGCGCCGGGAGCGTCGAACTGCTCAGCACCCGACTCGGAGTGCGCCCCATGCCCGTCGACGGTGAGCCGATCATCGGCCCGGTCACCGAGGTCCCCGGCCTCTACGTGGCGGTGATGCACTCGGCCGTCACGCTCGCCCCGGCCGTGGGCCGCCTGGTCGCACGGGAGTTGGTCGGCGGAACCGTCGAACCGGCTCTCGCGGGTTGCCGCCCCGACCGCTTCTCAGCGTGAGGGGGCTCCTCACGCTCGGGCGTTGAAGGGCGTCGGCTCCCTGCCTACCGGTTCCGCACGCAGACCCAACGGCCGCTTCGCCCGCCCGCGGCCTGCCCGGCTCTTGGCAGTCGAAGCGGCCCAGCGAGCCGCCGACCGCCGCCAGGCCCTGATGCAGGCATGCCTGGACGTCTTCGACGCCGAAGGCTGGTCAGCCCTGAGCGCCCGACGGGTCTGCGAGGTCGCGGGGCTGACCGGCCGTTACTTCTACGAGAGCTTCGAGAGTCCGGACGAGCCGATCGCCGCGATCTTCGTGCCCCTGACGCAGGAGATCAGCACGGTGGTCAAGGCGCCGGTCGACGACGAGGGCCGAAGGACCCTCCCCGGGCCTCAGTATGAGCCTGAGCCGCACCGCGCCCGTCGCGCTGGCCGTCCTGGTCGAGCCGCCGCTCAAGGGCCGGTTCTTGTCGCCGCCCAGCCCGCGGGCGGCGCCGTCGCCCCCAGGCACGCCGAGCTGATCGCCAATCACCCGGGCCGTTTCAGCGCCTTCGCCACGCTGCCGGTGGACGGCCCGGACGAGGCGCTGGCCGAACTCGCCTACGCCCTGGACGAGCTCCGGCTCGACGGCGTGGCGTTGACCTCGAACGGGCACGGCCGGTACGTGGGAGACCCGTCCCTGGAGCCGGTGCTGGCGGAGCTGGCACGGCGCCGGGTGCCGGTCTTCGTGCACCCTGAGGACTGCCCGTACATCGAGGTTCTGGGCTTGGAGCGCCCCAACTCCATCGTCGAGTTCCCCTTCGACACCGCACGCACGATCACCAACGCCCTCTACCGGCGTCTTCCAGCGGTATCCGGAGCTGCGGCTGATCCTCGCGCACTGCGTCGGTGCATCGTTCACGGTCGGCGGCCGCGGCGGCATCCACCCATGCGGTAGCCCCGTCCCCGACGCCACCCGCTGGGCAGTGGCGGTGGAAAGGAGAGCGACGACGTGCCAAATCGGCGAGCCACACACCCACATTTCCGGGTGGCCGACCCGGACCGCCCGGCCACCGGTAAGGAACACTGCGGCACCGGGCACCTGACGTTGCTCGGTGATTCGACACCAACGAGCCGTTCAGGTGGCTCTGCCCGTATGTACCGAGTACCCCACGACCACCCGATCGGAACTGTCGTTCAACGACTCCCCAGGATCGGGAAAGCAACAGCTGCTTACGGAGCCGACACCCAGTTCCAGCGGGTGTTGCTTCCGCTGTTGACATAGCAGGACGCCCAGGTGTCTCCCGAGCTGTAATGCCCGACATAGCAACCGGGGTTCGTCGACGCAATGGGGTAATTCGACTTCACACCCGTTTGCATCTGGAAATTATAGGCCGTGTTCGTGCAACTGGTGGTCACGACCGAGCGGGCGATGTCTCCCTTGGGAGACTTGGGGACGCCAAGACAGTTCTCGGCCAGACCGCTGAATACGAGGACGACCTTGCCGCTCGAGATTCCCCACTTCTGATAAGCGCTGTTCTTGTTGCAGGTCACCATCTTCACGGCGGTGGCCTTGGATGCGGTGTCGCCTTCCATGCATTTACCGGTTGCGACGTTCTTGAGGAGGTAGCTGTCCGCCGCCGCCGCCGGCTGCACGCTGGTAGCAGCCAAACCGCCGACGGTGAGAACTACAGCTCCCGCGGTCACGAAAAATTTACGCTTCATCCGACTCTCCCTTTCGTCGATCCGTGAACCCTGGCGTCGAGAACGCTAATCCAGGAATGAATAGTTCCGGCTTGCCCACTCAGGGCTTTGCAGTTTCTTTAATATCTCTCGGACGCAAATTACGCTATGTCGCATTTACGGCTTTTTATCCTAGGTTAAATTGGCTGAAATTTCCTTATTGGTGCCACCGATCGGGCGCCCACGGCCGGGGGACACACCGACACCGGGCACGTCGTCAGCCAAGCCCGGGCGCCCGACAAGACGCCGAGTCGAGGACGAGCAGCTTCAGCCCGTCGAGTCGAAGGACGCCCCGCCTGGATCACGGCCGGCGGTGTCGAAGCGGCTGGCCCACCGGCTGCTCCGGTTGGGCGCGCAGACCGTCCAGGACGACACCGAGCGGCCGGTGGGGCGCGTTGCGACGGCGGGCCAGGCGTTCCGCTGTCGCGCAGCCGACGACAAGGTCCAGGACGTCGGCGACGTCGAGACCGGACCGCACCTTCCCGGTCTTCTGGGCGCGCCGCAGCAGGGCGTCGAACACCTGGAGGAAGTCGCGCCGAAGGGTCTCGGGCGCCACGAACTGCACGCCGGCGTCTGCCTGGAGCGTGTCGCACAACGCGTGGTTGAGGGACACCTGCTCCACGAGATGGCCGAAGTAGGCTGGAACACCTCGGCCGGGTCGCGGTCGCCCACCAGCGTCTTCGCCCGCTCGACGAACTGCTCGATCCGGCCGAGGAGCACCGCCTCGAACAGCGCGTCCCTCGTGGGGAAGTGCCGGTACACGGTTGCGACGCCGACGCCCACTTCGCCGAGCGACGCCAGG comes from Streptomyces sp. NBC_00448 and encodes:
- a CDS encoding NAD(P)/FAD-dependent oxidoreductase, translated to MSNPQVSRGVIVVGAGIVGASVAHHAARAGASVTLVDAGRPGGGVTADPFAWIGASGVRRGPAAGLRATTTAEYHRLGAELPGLPVTWSGSLSWTRQGSAPDAGPGQTIVHAATVATLEPALRQPPEWAVWAPGDGAVDAVGVTERLVAGARSHGARVHPDAPVTAVRRDTAGRIAGVETAAGPLSGTTVVLAAGVTTAALGAPLGVHVPVEPSPCPLFRFRAPAGLVRTVVNTEDFDLRQVAADRLIAAADSPEQALAAVRSTFHGAGSVELLSTRLGVRPMPVDGEPIIGPVTEVPGLYVAVMHSAVTLAPAVGRLVARELVGGTVEPALAGCRPDRFSA
- a CDS encoding amidohydrolase family protein; the protein is MAVEAAQRAADRRQALMQACLDVFDAEGWSALSARRVCEVAGLTGRYFYESFESPDEPIAAIFVPLTQEISTVVKAPVDDEGRRTLPGPQYEPEPHRARRAGRPGRAAAQGPVLVAAQPAGGAVAPRHAELIANHPGRFSAFATLPVDGPDEALAELAYALDELRLDGVALTSNGHGRYVGDPSLEPVLAELARRRVPVFVHPEDCPYIEVLGLERPNSIVEFPFDTARTITNALYRRLPAVSGAAADPRALRRCIVHGRRPRRHPPMR
- a CDS encoding RICIN domain-containing protein — encoded protein: MKRKFFVTAGAVVLTVGGLAATSVQPAAAADSYLLKNVATGKCMEGDTASKATAVKMVTCNKNSAYQKWGISSGKVVLVFSGLAENCLGVPKSPKGDIARSVVTTSCTNTAYNFQMQTGVKSNYPIASTNPGCYVGHYSSGDTWASCYVNSGSNTRWNWVSAP
- a CDS encoding DUF4862 family protein, with the translated sequence MTTERPAALVGAYAALPSLPADQERFYDGLAGRGIADGLEIPFRDGLGVDIRRLAAQMRGRFTRSVITLIPGTMVRVGATGVFGLASKDQDGRRAALDFLREARLVAEELNQLTGEQSVSALHIHTAPSKTAAREMFARSLDEIAASAPAEGAWSTRLVLEHCDAYAPAVPGEKRFLPLEDEIPLAREAGIGVTVNWGRSAIEAQDPGRPLAQVEQLAAEGLLEGVMFSGAGPAANEYGGAWADAHLPLTEDEPTSLMDADEVRRCLRAAEGAFSYAGAKIQVPGGATVDERLAMVGRVMRLLGQKNS